A single window of Drosophila suzukii chromosome 3, CBGP_Dsuzu_IsoJpt1.0, whole genome shotgun sequence DNA harbors:
- the LOC108013501 gene encoding uncharacterized protein: MLFWKKRVQRSSSSSSSAIQIQERRFFGILRPAKRKDDAVTALPTYRQNGGDAASRTTPPVDGLPLGYEESSTLELQAQENDYVLEESALRVPISPPPNYSPHPLTPPPSYTERSNQVQRADAVHPARPVRVVVVPPSVGTLGASDLAARQQARRRRRLRELQQQQLQFASSTDSSSSSGSSCSELGSGGSATRRQRRRRRGLRDAYCPDLLHACSLILQQPGSSDSSVGNFTATPPPPPSARAPGQDPHPDPEESFEYSSDYVEIDELLPLVAGGRAKSTPQLAMGQNLSLRRPRISLTWVLREQQQTQTAPQSQSPPSPQKEVPQKESVDSQLDRKENELFPARTEPVPTQLDVTKKRYRVKQLPSGGEPLNGYATTPTAHQAPPNGHLANQKFFSNQNLLDVSRSGPSGAPVAAASTKELLFVCTPQRAPRSDNHSEALLLARKRNEIRKKLASRLQQARSSGSQTGEARGSVTGAESLKCTSYSEPSLVAASEGGGVGGSGGGVAAAPQQQRRHRHRKRRDRNRVQRFGYEIHNVDEFLSRCSLATPGNIPVVLATASTLYQTRPGGYQLEIPLPLGMVVNAVFKNQNWLYVQTPHAEEGYVGYACCLPLGILPQQARAGSRSTPCWESNADVFPRPCGNMTDSEKEIRLRGGTRSDGARTPRSSSKPAEDQSLKISTTTINNNNHHSNNNNQTKGGGSTTSSLYGEQQVDKLYLRAASKPRLVEKAYAQLRSTRQVAASGSASAKSGASQDEYVTLQQKSTKKLCPSAQAHLHQSQPAARRLSNVSYITNGQNGQHLHPKLVPLPPYEHKPAKNQSEADATLKALRRQQEVGQRQTLVAINTDYITESIAVHKGEIVTLCECRESKDQRQWFYVRTRDGREGFIPAEVAGHGYL, translated from the exons CTGTCACAGCATTACCCACGTATCGTCAGAATGGCGGCGATGCTGCTAGCAGGACTACTCCACCTGTGGATGGACTGCCTCTGGGTTACGAAGAATCCAGCACTTTAGAGCTGCAGGCCCAGGAGAACGACTACGTGCTCGAGGAGTCAGCATTGAGAGTACCGATCTCCCCGCCTCCCAATTACAGTCCCCACCCTTTGACGCCACCACCCAGCTACACAGAGAGATCTAACCAGGTGCAGAGAGCTGATGCAGTGCATCCAGCTAGGCCAGTGCGGGTAGTAGTGGTTCCACCATCCGTAGGAACTTTGGGAGCCAGTGACTTAGCAGCACGTCAGCAGGCAAGAAGGAGACGAAGGCTCCGGGAACTTCAGCAACAGCAGCTGCAATTCGCTTCCAGCACAGATAGCTCCAGTAGCTCCGGGTCCAGTTGCTCCGAGTTGGGAAGTGGAGGCAGTGCCACCAGAAGGCAGCGAAGACGTAGGCGGGGTCTGAGGG ATGCATATTGTCCGGATCTCCTGCATGCCTGCTCCCTGATTCTCCAGCAGCCCGGCAGCAGCGACAGTTCCGTGGGCAACTTCACGGCTACACCCCCACCCCCTCCCTCGGCAAGAGCTCCTGGTCAGGATCCCCATCCCGATCCGGAGGAGAGCTTTGAGTACAGCTCCGACTATGTGGAGATCGACGAGCTGCTGCCACTAGTCGCTGGCGGGCGAGCGAAGAGCACTCCGCAGCTGGCGATGGGTCAGAACCTGAGCCTCCGAAGGCCGCGCATCTCATTGACCTGGGTGCTCCGAGAGCAGCAGCAAACGCAGACGGCTCCACAGTCCCAGTCGCCACCCTCCCCGCAGAAGGAGGTGCCCCAGAAGGAGTCGGTGGATAGCCAGTTGGACCGCAAGGAGAACGAGCTCTTCCCGGCCAGAACAGAGCCCGTTCCCACTCAGCTCGATGTCACCAAGAAGCGTTACCGGGTCAAGCAGCTACCAAGTGGCGGTGAGCCTCTTAATGGCTATGCCAccacgcccaccgcccaccagGCTCCTCCCAATGGCCACCTGGCCAACCAGAAGTTCTTCAGCAACCAGAATCTGCTGGACGTGTCTCGGAGCGGTCCTAGCGGTGCTCCAGTGGCCGCTGCCTCTACCAAAGAGCTGCTCTTCGTCTGCACACCCCAGCGGGCGCCTAGAAGCGATAATCACAGCGAAGCCCTGCTCCTGGCCAGAAAGCGAAACGAGATCCGCAAGAAGTTGGCATCCCGGCTGCAGCAGGCGAGATCCAGTGGCTCACAGACCGGAGAGGCCAGAGGATCGGTCACGGGAGCAGAGTCCCTAAAATGCACCTCCTATTCAGAGCCCAGTTTGGTGGCTGCCTCGGAGGGTGGAGGAGTAGGAGGATCAGGAGGCGGAGTAGCAGCTGCCCCCCAGCAACAGCGGCGTCATAGGCATCGCAAGCGGAGGGATCGCAATCGGGTGCAGCGATTTGGCTATGAAATCCATAACGTGGACGAGTTCCTCTCCCGCTGCTCGCTGGCCACTCCGGGCAACATACCCGTGGTCCTGGCCACAGCTAGTACTCTCTACCAAACGCGACCAGGTGGCTACCAGCTGGAGATTCCCCTGCCCCTGGGCATGGTGGTGAATGCGGTGTTCAAGAACCAGAATTGGCTGTATGTCCAAACCCCCCACGCGGAGGAGGGCTATGTGGGCTACGCCTGCTGTCTGCCCCTGGGGATTCTGCCCCAGCAGGCGAGGGCCGGCTCCAGGAGCACCCCCTGCTGGGAGTCCAATGCGGACGTATTCCCCCGCCCCTGTGGTAATATGACGGATTCGGAGAAGGAGATCCGTCTGCGTGGTGGCACCCGCTCCGATGGCGCCCGCACTCCGCGCAGCAGCTCCAAGCCCGCTGAGGATCAGAGCCTCAAGAtcagcaccaccaccatcaacaacaacaaccaccacagcaacaacaataaccaAACGAAGGGTGGCGGGAGCACCACCAGCTCCTTGTACGGGGAACAGCAGGTGGACAAGCTCTACCTGAGGGCTGCCTCCAAGCCGCGTCTGGTGGAGAAGGCCTACGCCCAGTTGCGCTCCACCCGCCAGGTGGCTGCTTCCGGTTCCGCTTCCGCCAAGAGTGGCGCCTCCCAGGATGAGTACGTCACCCTGCAGCAGAAGTCGACCAAGAAGCTGTGCCCTTCTGCGCAGGCCCATCTCCACCAGTCACAGCCTGCGGCGAGGCGTCTCTCCAACGTATCCTACATCACCAACGGCCAGAATGGCCAGCATCTACATCCCAAGCTGGTGCCATTGCCGCCCTACGAGCACAAGCCGGCCAAGAACCAATCGGAGGCCGACGCCACCTTGAAGGCGCTCCGTCGTCAGCAGGAGGTGGGCCAGCGGCAAACTCTAGTCGCCATTAACACTGACTACATCACGGAGAGCATCGCGGTGCACAAGGGCGAGATCGTGACGCTGTGCGAGTGCCGCGAGTCCAAGGATCAGAGGCAGTGGTTCTACGTGCGGACGCGGGATGGACGCGAAGGCTTCATCCCGGCCGAGGTGGCCGGACATGGCTACTTGTAG